Proteins encoded by one window of Pseudomonadota bacterium:
- a CDS encoding M23 family metallopeptidase, with translation MRDIAKIIVIAASILLSGAPAAAQLSFPTSAEDYPHFYVTAYYDHGGVDWNCLDNTYSGHRGTDFGGGSWTGMEEGRDIRAAAAGVVESVLDGCCDGLTVSGCSDCSGYGNYARVAHYDGLYGVYGHMMLGSVEVEEGDVIACGDPIGLMGSSGNSTGPHLHFEINSADYSVRYDPFAGDCSDAAESMWASQGAYDALPAISCGEPADCEPLDLLTCGALVTASNDGAGSTTGNFYYGCGSEFVYSGPEIAYSFATDLDEPVTVTLTGLFADLDLFVLGGTACDGEDCIAESSEGDTADEALSFDAAAGVEVVIVVDGWEGAVSGFTLGVECDGDLPQEDPPDAGADTDADTDGDTDTDAGTDSDADADSDSDADDNGGSSGSGCGCSAAGHKAQGLLGAIL, from the coding sequence ATGAGGGACATCGCGAAGATCATCGTGATCGCGGCGTCGATTCTCCTGTCCGGGGCCCCGGCCGCGGCGCAGCTCAGCTTCCCCACGAGCGCCGAGGACTACCCGCACTTCTACGTGACGGCGTACTACGATCACGGCGGCGTCGACTGGAACTGCCTGGACAACACCTACAGCGGCCACCGCGGAACCGACTTCGGGGGCGGCAGCTGGACCGGGATGGAGGAGGGGCGCGACATCCGGGCGGCGGCGGCCGGCGTCGTCGAGAGCGTGCTCGACGGGTGCTGCGACGGGCTGACGGTCTCCGGCTGCAGCGACTGCTCGGGGTACGGCAACTACGCGCGGGTCGCACACTACGACGGCCTCTACGGCGTCTACGGCCACATGATGCTCGGGAGCGTGGAGGTCGAGGAGGGCGACGTGATCGCGTGCGGCGATCCGATCGGGCTGATGGGGTCGTCGGGCAACTCCACCGGACCGCACCTGCACTTCGAGATCAACAGCGCGGACTACTCGGTCCGGTATGATCCCTTCGCGGGCGACTGCTCCGACGCCGCGGAGTCCATGTGGGCGTCGCAGGGCGCGTACGACGCGCTGCCGGCGATCTCGTGCGGCGAGCCGGCCGACTGCGAGCCTCTGGATCTGCTCACCTGCGGCGCCCTGGTGACGGCGAGCAACGACGGCGCCGGGTCGACGACCGGCAACTTCTACTACGGCTGCGGCTCCGAGTTCGTCTACAGCGGGCCGGAGATCGCCTACTCGTTCGCGACCGACCTCGACGAGCCCGTGACCGTGACGCTCACCGGGCTCTTCGCGGATCTCGACCTGTTCGTGCTCGGCGGCACGGCGTGCGACGGCGAGGACTGCATCGCGGAGTCGTCCGAAGGCGACACGGCCGACGAGGCGCTCTCGTTCGACGCGGCGGCCGGGGTCGAGGTCGTCATCGTCGTCGACGGCTGGGAGGGCGCGGTGAGCGGCTTCACGCTCGGCGTCGAGTGCGACGGCGACCTTCCGCAGGAGGATCCGCCCGACGCCGGCGCGGACACGGACGCGGACACCGACGGCGACACCGACACCGACGCGGGCACGGACTCGGACGCTGACGCGGATTCGGACTCCGACGCGGATGACAACGGCGGCTCGAGCGGCTCCGGCTGCGGGTGCAGCGCGGCGGGACACAAGGCGCAGGGGCTGCTCGGAGCGATACTGTAG
- a CDS encoding MBL fold metallo-hydrolase encodes MNDDLVLIDLDQPREGYRKFLSAWLRRKGDLVFVVDPGPRSTAAHLVGELERLGVTRVDYFLLTHIHIDHGGGAAELLGAFPGSRLYCHPAGAKHLIEPTGLWKGSVSVLGDVAEMYGAPTPVPADRIATGEELTARGIEPVMTPGHAVHHVSFLHGDTLFAGEAFGTRSPLPSGALYMRPATPKRFFLDQALASLDTLRALPVEPALTAFAHYGSLPGAFAYADAAKRQLLLWVETAREAMAAGTARPRLDDLVFAKLQELDPIYGQGRFDELAPEVRRRERHFLTNSLDGILGWLEG; translated from the coding sequence GTGAACGACGATCTCGTGCTCATCGATCTGGATCAGCCTCGGGAAGGGTACAGGAAGTTCCTGAGCGCCTGGCTCCGGCGCAAGGGCGATCTCGTGTTCGTCGTCGATCCCGGCCCGCGCTCGACCGCCGCGCACCTCGTCGGCGAGCTCGAGCGGCTCGGGGTCACCCGCGTGGACTACTTCCTCCTGACCCACATCCACATCGATCACGGCGGCGGCGCGGCGGAGTTGCTCGGGGCGTTCCCCGGATCACGCCTCTACTGCCACCCGGCGGGCGCGAAGCACCTGATCGAGCCGACCGGCCTCTGGAAGGGCTCCGTCTCCGTGCTCGGGGACGTCGCCGAGATGTACGGCGCGCCGACGCCGGTGCCGGCCGACAGGATCGCGACCGGGGAAGAGCTGACGGCCCGCGGCATCGAGCCTGTCATGACCCCCGGCCACGCGGTGCACCACGTCTCCTTCCTGCACGGCGACACGCTGTTCGCCGGCGAGGCGTTCGGCACCCGCTCCCCGCTCCCGAGCGGCGCGCTGTACATGCGCCCCGCCACGCCGAAGCGCTTCTTCCTCGACCAGGCGCTCGCGTCGCTCGACACCCTGCGCGCGCTCCCGGTCGAGCCCGCGCTCACGGCGTTCGCCCACTACGGCTCGCTGCCGGGCGCGTTCGCCTACGCCGACGCGGCGAAGCGGCAGCTCCTGCTCTGGGTCGAGACGGCACGCGAGGCGATGGCGGCGGGGACCGCGCGGCCTCGGCTCGACGACCTCGTGTTCGCGAAGCTCCAGGAGCTCGATCCCATCTACGGCCAGGGCCGCTTCGACGAGCTGGCTCCCGAGGTCCGGAGGCGGGAGCGCCACTTCCTCACGAACTCGCTGGACGGGATCCTCGGCTGGCTCGAGGGGTGA
- a CDS encoding sigma-70 family RNA polymerase sigma factor, protein MRTVSMTTPTRRDGPTADGGAQGEPLLVARAFAGDAEAFEAIVARYQRPVLGLTRRYLRNAADAEDAAQEAFIRAFVHRDRFDAARPLLPWLLAVARHACLDRLRRGRREEIAATVQADDRASDGPTAEDALSDRERLERLSLALDALPEGQREVVAMFHLDGLAYREIAEALDVPIGTVMTWLHRGRARLREAVLAEPAHEGRGEGLRGGAAHDGHAPER, encoded by the coding sequence ATGCGGACGGTTTCCATGACGACGCCCACTCGACGAGACGGGCCGACTGCCGACGGCGGAGCGCAGGGCGAGCCGCTGCTCGTCGCGCGCGCCTTCGCGGGGGACGCCGAGGCGTTCGAGGCGATCGTCGCGCGGTACCAGAGGCCCGTGCTCGGGCTCACGCGCCGCTACCTCCGCAACGCGGCGGACGCGGAGGACGCGGCCCAGGAGGCGTTCATCCGGGCGTTCGTGCACCGGGACCGCTTCGATGCGGCCCGCCCGCTCCTCCCGTGGCTCCTGGCGGTCGCGCGCCACGCCTGCCTCGACCGGCTGCGCCGCGGGCGACGGGAGGAGATCGCGGCCACGGTGCAGGCCGACGACCGCGCGTCAGACGGCCCGACAGCGGAGGACGCCCTGTCCGACCGGGAGCGGCTCGAGCGGCTCTCGCTGGCGCTCGACGCCTTGCCGGAAGGACAGCGCGAGGTCGTGGCGATGTTCCACCTGGACGGGCTCGCGTACCGCGAGATCGCGGAGGCGCTGGACGTGCCGATCGGCACGGTGATGACCTGGCTGCACCGCGGCCGCGCGCGGCTTCGGGAGGCGGTCCTCGCGGAGCCGGCGCACGAAGGCCGAGGAGAGGGACTGAGGGGAGG